The Candidatus Peribacteria bacterium region CAACCCGATGCCGGGACTGGAAATTTCCACATTGGAAACATCCATGCAGCAACGCGGATGGTAATTGTTTCTGTGCACACTGTATGAGTCAGGAGATTCCGGTCATCGGCATTCTCGCATTCCAGGGTGACGTCGCAGAACATGCTGCGATTTTTTTAAAGCTCGGGCACACCGCAACAGAAATCCGCACACGCACAGATCTGACGTCGATCACGCATCTCGTGATTCCAGGTGGAGAAAGCACCGTCATCGCGCGGTTTTTGCGGGAGACGGGGGTGGGGGAGGTGATCACACACAAAGTGTCTGATGGAACACTTGCCGTTTTTGGAACCTGCGCCGGTGCAATTCTTCTGGCAACAGCCGCAACCGGAAAGAATGCACCGACACCCCTTGGGCTGATCGACATCACGATTGAGCGCAATGCCTACGGAACACAGCGTGATAGTTTTGAAGCAGATATTGCGGTCACCGGCATTCCTGATGCTGTTCATGCAGCATTCATCCGCGCACCGCGCATTACACAGGTCGGTCAGGATGTGACGGTTCTTGCGTCTTATCAGAAGGAACCGGTGCTCGTACAATCAAAGCGCGTACTCGCAGGAACATTTCATCCGGAAGTCCGCGGCGATACTGCTCTCCATCACTTCTTTCTGTCTCTCTGATGTTAGAAATTCTGTCTCTCTCCACGCTCACGGCACTTGCAAAAAAAGGAACCGGCGTCACAGCACGGGAATTCCGGCAGGCGGTGCTGGAAGCAGTGAAGGACGGCAAGCTCACAAAAGAGGAAATCGATACACTCGAAAAGACACGGGAAGAATTGGGTCTGCCTCTTGAGGTGCTCGATGCCATCCGCGTACAGGCATATGTGACTGCATTCGAGACTGCAACAACAGATACCGACGTGACCGATGATGAATGGGATGAGCTCGAGCAGATTCAGGATTATCTGGGATTGAAGGACGCCGATATCGCAAAAACGAAAAAGCAGCTCTACCGAATGCGGGTCCTCAGTGAAATGCGCAAAGGCAACATGCCGATTATTGATATCCCGCGCATGCTTCTGCGCCCGCAGGAACGGGTCTACTGGTCAGAGGCCATGAATCTGCAGGCGGACGACTGGAAAGATAGCGGCAATCTCATTATCACCAATAAACGACTGGTATTTAAGGGCGGGAAGAAATCCATCAGTATCAACCTCGGCCAGGTTCTTGATGTCGACAATACCGGCCAGTTTTTACGCATTCATGCAAACAGGCACCCCTCTCTGCGACTAGAGTATGCCGATGAGGATAATGCGCCGATTCTGGACTCGATTCTGCTTTTTGTGCTTGAAAACGCTCAGAACGCCTAAATAGTACATCGCCAAAGTGTAAAAGAAATGCTACACTGGCACTTCATGGAAAAGGACACCCCTTCAGAGACCGGCAGTTTTCACGCACTCCCGATTGAGCCCAAGCTCCTGGCAGCTCTCGATCGCGAAAAATTCGTGACCCCGACGCCTATTCAGGCTTCCTGTATTCGGCCGGGCATTGAAGGAAAAGATATTATCGGTATTGCACAGACCGGAACCGGAAAGACATTGGCGTTTGGCATCCCGATGATCCAGCACCTCCTTGCAAGCAAAGGACACGGACTTGTGATTCTCCCGACCCGCGAACTCGCGCTCCAGGTAGATGAAACATTCCAGCGCGTCGCACGCTCCCTGGGACTCCGCACAGCGGTCCTGATTGGAGGAGCATCAATGAACCTGCAGCGCCAGATGATCCGCAACAAGCCGCATGTGGTGATCGCCACACCCGGTCGTTTGATCGATCACATGGAACACCGCACGATTACTCTTGCAACCGTAAACATGCTCGTCCTCGATGAAGCGGACCGCATGCTTGATATGGGATTCGCCCCGCAGATCAATCAGATCCTCGGTGCCGTATCCAAGGAACGTCAGACCATGCTCTTCTCGGCAACCATGCCGCACGAAATTGTAAAAATTGCGACAGCACACATGAAATTGCCGCTGCGCATTGAGGTCGCACCTGCAGGAACCGCTGCAGAACGCGTGCAACAGGAAGTATTTGTTGTCGCCCGTGGTGACAAGATGCGCCTGCTCGAACATTTGCTTGCGGAATACAAAGGATCAGTCCTCGTGTTCTCCCGCACAAAGTTCGGCGCAAAGAAAATCGCCCGCTCTGTAAACGTCATCGGACACCCGGCTGCAGAAATTCACAGCAACAGAAGCCTGGCACAGCGCCGCGAAGCACTCGACGGATTCAAATCCGGAAAGTACCGCGTGCTCATTGCAACAGATATTGCCGCTCGTGGCATTGATGTGACCGGTATCGAACTCGTCATCAACTACGACATGCCGGATGACGCAGAAGACTACGTCCACCGCATCGGTCGTACGGCCCGTGCAGGACGCGAAGGCAAAGCTATCAGCTTCGTGCAGCCGGATCAGCTCAATTCACTGCGCACCGTTGAACGTCTCATCCGTGGACAGATTCCGAAGGCCGCAATGCCGAAAGATCTGCCCCCGCCCCGCGCTCCTATTGCCGTCGAACGTGACGAAGAACGCCCACGGTACGATTCTCCGCGCTCTCCACGCACACCGCGATCATCAGCAGCCCGTCCACCATCGCGCGGACCGGCCCGCCCACCCCGTGAAGGGGGAGGCAGACGCGGCCCGCGTCGTGGGGGAAACCGCCGTTAATTATTTGCCGGTGCCGACTCCTTTCTGGTCCTTGTCGCCCAGGTCGGAAATACTTCCGAAGAAGGGGACACCTTTTTTGCCGGAATCTTCCCAGCGTTTCTTTTCTGCTTCTTTTTCAGCGAGCTTCTGCTCTTCAGTCTTTTCATCTGCCATAGACATGAGGGGGAGAAAATAGAATCAGATCAGAATCTGAAACATAGTGAGTCCTTACGGGTTCGGTGTATTGCCTCCAGGAAGGTCGACATCAACGTCGATTCCTGAATTACTTGCCGGCGCACCTGCATTCGGCAACTGCTTATAAAGAAGGAAACCGAGAGCAACGATGACCAGGATGGCTACAAGAGCCACGATCATGGTCGATGATGACGATTCGTTTTCTGCCATAGGGAAAAGGGGAAGGAAGTACGTATACAGATAAGACGCAGTGCCGGTCTCATCCTTACAGAATTGCCTGTCCGCTTTTTTGTTTTTCATTGCGTCGTGCTTTAAAACAGGTCCTCTGAGCTTTTATAACCATGAAAGACGAGTAGAATGTCAGATAAACTTTCCCCCTTCTTCATGGATGCTTCGATGTTTTTATCTGTACTGATAGCGGCCCTTTTAAATATGGTCGTCGGTTCCATCTGGTATGCCCCCAAAGTTTTCGGCAATATCTGGATGAAAGAAGTGGGGCTGAAAAAAGGGAAAATCACAAAGGATCACATGATCAGCGCCATGATCACATCGTTTCTGTGTTACCTGGTAACCGGCTACGTGTT contains the following coding sequences:
- the pdxT gene encoding pyridoxal 5'-phosphate synthase glutaminase subunit PdxT gives rise to the protein MSQEIPVIGILAFQGDVAEHAAIFLKLGHTATEIRTRTDLTSITHLVIPGGESTVIARFLRETGVGEVITHKVSDGTLAVFGTCAGAILLATAATGKNAPTPLGLIDITIERNAYGTQRDSFEADIAVTGIPDAVHAAFIRAPRITQVGQDVTVLASYQKEPVLVQSKRVLAGTFHPEVRGDTALHHFFLSL
- a CDS encoding DUF1761 domain-containing protein → MSDKLSPFFMDASMFLSVLIAALLNMVVGSIWYAPKVFGNIWMKEVGLKKGKITKDHMISAMITSFLCYLVTGYVLLQMPRAFSGSLQDMLASVIVIWVGFIAAVRLSHFAYEQKSFRLFWIVSLHDLAGLLVMGLVFFYWK
- a CDS encoding DEAD/DEAH box helicase; the protein is MEKDTPSETGSFHALPIEPKLLAALDREKFVTPTPIQASCIRPGIEGKDIIGIAQTGTGKTLAFGIPMIQHLLASKGHGLVILPTRELALQVDETFQRVARSLGLRTAVLIGGASMNLQRQMIRNKPHVVIATPGRLIDHMEHRTITLATVNMLVLDEADRMLDMGFAPQINQILGAVSKERQTMLFSATMPHEIVKIATAHMKLPLRIEVAPAGTAAERVQQEVFVVARGDKMRLLEHLLAEYKGSVLVFSRTKFGAKKIARSVNVIGHPAAEIHSNRSLAQRREALDGFKSGKYRVLIATDIAARGIDVTGIELVINYDMPDDAEDYVHRIGRTARAGREGKAISFVQPDQLNSLRTVERLIRGQIPKAAMPKDLPPPRAPIAVERDEERPRYDSPRSPRTPRSSAARPPSRGPARPPREGGGRRGPRRGGNRR